The Prevotella sp. E9-3 genome has a window encoding:
- a CDS encoding AraC family transcriptional regulator, translated as MKNQKDGFRGERSIVLPQMVIEAEQNDPLVSSLYVTDIGYYPNAEHHYRQRTEGISQYVLIYCVEGAGWYQVGEREYKVEANQYFILPANVPHAYGSSEQCPWTIYWVHFMGSHAEIYAQGALQAQDVRPGIHSRISDRNNIFEQIFQTLQRGFSRESLRYVSSLLHYYLASIRYLQQYRDAEPEETPGAEFDIVAASIHFMEENIEHRLTLNKIADYVGYSPSHFSILFRKKTGVSPLAYFNNLKMEKACEMLRTTDIKINQLCFKVGINDCYYFTRLFTKTTGIPPSEYRNRFKDTVS; from the coding sequence ATGAAGAACCAAAAGGATGGATTTCGTGGGGAACGTTCCATTGTGTTACCCCAGATGGTAATTGAGGCTGAGCAAAACGATCCATTGGTGTCAAGTCTCTATGTGACAGACATCGGCTATTATCCGAATGCTGAACATCATTATCGTCAGCGTACTGAAGGTATCAGTCAGTATGTGCTTATCTATTGTGTGGAAGGTGCCGGCTGGTATCAGGTAGGAGAGCGTGAGTATAAGGTTGAGGCCAATCAGTATTTTATTCTTCCTGCCAATGTTCCTCATGCCTATGGCTCCAGCGAACAGTGTCCATGGACTATTTATTGGGTTCATTTTATGGGCAGTCATGCCGAGATTTATGCGCAGGGAGCCTTGCAGGCACAGGATGTGCGTCCGGGTATTCATTCGCGCATCAGTGACCGCAATAATATTTTCGAGCAGATTTTCCAGACCCTCCAACGTGGGTTCAGTCGTGAATCGCTGCGCTATGTGTCTTCATTGCTTCATTATTATCTGGCTTCCATCCGTTATCTTCAGCAGTACCGTGATGCCGAGCCTGAAGAGACACCCGGCGCAGAATTCGATATCGTTGCCGCAAGCATTCATTTTATGGAGGAGAATATAGAGCATCGCCTTACCTTGAATAAGATTGCTGACTATGTGGGCTACTCGCCATCGCATTTCTCTATTCTCTTCCGAAAAAAGACTGGGGTGAGTCCATTGGCCTATTTCAATAACCTGAAAATGGAAAAGGCATGTGAAATGCTGCGCACCACTGATATAAAGATTAATCAGCTTTGCTTTAAGGTAGGTATTAATGACTGTTATTATTTTACCCGTTTGTTCACCAAAACCACAGGTATTCCTCCCAGTGAGTACAGAAACCGGTTTAAGGATACTGTTTCGTAG
- a CDS encoding esterase family protein — MTTRLISMAIMLMVCIATQAGRVLTDSVKSEVLGEWVKYNVYVPNGFDKNPNQHYPVVYLLHGFTDDYTAWRDKGQMQVVADELIESGEAVPMVVIMPNAGGPKTYETWNGYFNMPGWRYEDFFFQELMPQAEQKYHAGGAKGQRAVMGLSMGGGGSTVYGQRHSDLFSSVYAMSAWLDSDGGRQREPGVDDKVYLVTKAVHDHSALDFVRNADELTVEKLRSVKWFFDCGDDDFLFDLNVDLHKLMRQKFIKSELRVRNGQHNWEYWHTAIRIALPFASRNFSK; from the coding sequence ATGACAACAAGACTTATTTCAATGGCTATCATGCTCATGGTGTGTATTGCCACTCAGGCCGGACGCGTGCTGACCGACAGTGTGAAGAGTGAAGTGTTAGGAGAATGGGTAAAGTACAATGTGTATGTGCCCAATGGATTTGACAAGAATCCCAATCAGCACTATCCTGTTGTTTATCTGCTTCACGGTTTTACTGATGATTATACCGCCTGGCGCGATAAAGGTCAGATGCAGGTTGTAGCCGACGAGCTGATTGAAAGCGGCGAGGCAGTACCTATGGTAGTCATTATGCCCAACGCAGGCGGTCCAAAAACCTATGAAACATGGAATGGCTATTTCAACATGCCTGGTTGGCGATACGAGGACTTTTTCTTTCAGGAACTGATGCCACAGGCAGAACAGAAATACCATGCCGGCGGTGCTAAAGGTCAGCGCGCCGTGATGGGACTGTCGATGGGAGGTGGAGGCAGCACCGTCTATGGTCAGCGACACAGTGATCTCTTCTCATCGGTCTATGCCATGAGTGCATGGTTGGACAGTGATGGCGGAAGACAACGTGAGCCAGGCGTTGACGATAAGGTATATCTAGTGACAAAAGCCGTTCACGATCATTCCGCTCTTGACTTTGTGCGCAATGCCGATGAACTGACAGTTGAAAAACTGCGCTCAGTGAAATGGTTCTTCGATTGCGGCGATGATGATTTCCTGTTCGACCTCAATGTTGACCTTCACAAGCTGATGCGTCAGAAGTTCATAAAGAGCGAACTGCGTGTACGCAACGGACAGCACAACTGGGAATACTGGCACACCGCTATCCGCATAGCGTTGCCTTTTGCTTCAAGAAATTTCAGTAAGTAA
- a CDS encoding cache domain-containing protein, translated as MYNLIRNSIHRPLSFRISLLVVSSVAILLLTALFLVLGYSYKVVKKEAELNANETLDYTIQRIDNVLLSVEQSSGNLYWDIVVDLDYPQKLHTYARKLVETNPYVIGCAIAMKPYYYKDNVRLFMAYYYKKTNKDGGKDIVRSATFADSDYDTQEWYLKPMQTGTPCWIDPIKTASKENEAITTFSLPLYDKDRKVVGVLGVDVSTVLLSNIIHDAKPTPNSYAVLTDKDGLFLIYPDSSWLFHQDRYEERFMNADATVKETAMDMRAGKTGYRLIHTSKGDCYVFYKPFTRSEAFWRVRQDLNWSAAVVFPEDDIVGDINHLRNVVILIAIIGLLLLFILCRIILRRLLSPLRILTRSATRIARGQYNETIPENAHSDEVGTLQKNFRRMQLSLSEQISKLNNVTATLQEKGKGLEETYEKAKEAENMKTAVLHNMTNKMLEPVNTISSDVEALRTRYQTMSDEEAAKYDKNIQKQSKVITKLLDELLKASQV; from the coding sequence ATGTACAATTTAATAAGAAATAGCATACACAGGCCCCTTTCCTTCCGCATCAGCCTGTTAGTGGTCTCGTCCGTGGCAATACTCCTGCTCACGGCTTTGTTTCTTGTGCTCGGCTATTCTTACAAAGTTGTAAAGAAAGAGGCTGAACTGAATGCCAACGAAACACTTGACTACACCATTCAGCGTATTGACAACGTGCTACTGAGTGTAGAGCAATCGTCTGGAAACCTATATTGGGACATCGTGGTAGATTTGGATTATCCCCAAAAGTTGCATACCTATGCCCGGAAACTGGTAGAGACAAATCCATACGTCATAGGATGTGCCATCGCCATGAAGCCTTACTACTACAAGGACAATGTACGACTGTTCATGGCCTACTACTACAAGAAGACTAACAAAGACGGAGGAAAAGACATTGTACGGTCGGCCACCTTTGCCGATAGCGACTACGACACACAGGAGTGGTACCTGAAGCCCATGCAGACAGGCACGCCCTGCTGGATAGACCCCATCAAGACAGCCAGCAAGGAAAACGAAGCCATCACCACCTTCAGTCTCCCGCTATACGACAAGGACAGAAAAGTGGTTGGCGTGCTGGGAGTAGATGTATCGACAGTACTTCTTTCAAACATTATCCATGATGCAAAGCCCACTCCAAATTCCTATGCAGTGCTGACAGACAAAGACGGATTGTTCCTTATTTATCCTGACAGTTCATGGCTGTTCCATCAGGACCGATACGAAGAACGATTCATGAATGCGGACGCCACTGTCAAGGAAACAGCAATGGACATGAGGGCAGGCAAAACGGGCTATCGCCTTATTCACACCAGCAAAGGCGACTGCTATGTGTTCTACAAGCCTTTCACCCGATCGGAAGCTTTCTGGCGCGTTCGCCAGGACCTTAATTGGAGCGCTGCAGTCGTATTCCCCGAGGATGATATCGTGGGCGACATCAACCACCTGCGCAATGTGGTCATCCTCATCGCCATCATCGGACTGCTGCTATTGTTCATCCTATGCAGAATCATTCTGCGTCGCCTGTTGTCGCCACTACGCATACTGACCCGTTCGGCTACACGCATAGCAAGAGGACAATACAACGAGACAATCCCAGAAAATGCCCATAGCGACGAGGTTGGCACGTTGCAAAAGAACTTCCGCAGGATGCAGTTGTCACTATCGGAACAGATTAGCAAACTGAACAACGTGACGGCTACCCTACAAGAAAAAGGTAAAGGTTTGGAGGAGACCTACGAAAAGGCAAAGGAGGCAGAAAACATGAAGACTGCCGTATTGCACAATATGACCAATAAAATGTTGGAGCCGGTCAACACTATCAGTTCCGACGTAGAAGCGCTGCGCACCCGTTACCAGACGATGAGCGATGAGGAAGCGGCAAAGTATGACAAGAATATTCAGAAGCAGAGCAAGGTAATCACAAAACTGCTCGACGAACTGCTGAAGGCTTCGCAAGTATAA
- a CDS encoding DUF5107 domain-containing protein yields MVKAWREIVTIPTYEIGKTEKNPIFLEKRVYQGSSGVVYPYPVIESISNEKVDKEWKAVFLENEYIKVMVLPELGGRIQMAYDKIKQRHFVYYNHVIKPALVGLTGPWISGGIEFNWPQHHRPSTYLPVDCDIEENEDGSVTVWVNEMERMFHQKGMAGFTLRPGCAYLEIKGRVYNRTSLPQTFLWWANPAVEVNDEYQSVFPPDVNAVFDHGKRAVSSFPIATGTYYKMDYSAGVDISNYKNIKVPTSYMAVNSKYDFEGGYENDTHGGMLHVASHHFSPGKKQWTWGNGDFGRAWDRNLTDEVISPLTSQLKPGFRPYIELMAGVYTENQPDFTWLMPYEEKQFTQYFMPYRELGLVKQASKDFIVNLTPTEEDEITIKVLATSKQEVCIILRNDNGEIYYKKEHTLSPEGVLTENVKVKEAKLNELDFEIIKTFAYGQRTVLEWHAEPDEIRPIPDAAEAALPPTDTKTVDQLYLTGLHLEQYRHATWSALDYYEEALRRDPKDVRCLNQIGLWFLRRGRFAKAEEYLRKAVKVWMKRNPNPYDGEPLFNLALTLKFEGRLHEAYELFWKATWNKAWADAGYFEAACISTAEGRYEDALDEVERSLISNSHNHKARALKATILRILGKEKEALSWIQESLKIDRFNYGCRYEQYLITKEQEVFNELKSLLHQSDQNYDELALDYTQAGLSKEAADIWAIAEKEQATTPMTYYYTGRYTQAEQQPSDYCFPNRLEAVIALETAKEKNPNGARAPYYLGCLFYDKRQYDLAIENWELSAKLDPSYPTVWRNLALARFNKQGREAEAVEYMERAFQLNQKDSRILMELDQLYKRIQKPFAERLAFLQKYAGLVAQRDDLILEEITLLNQLGRYEEAKEKLDAHQFHPWEGGEGKVPAQYQLCRVELAKQAMANQQTDKAIQLLNECLIYPHHLGEGKLYGAQEQDFYYYLGCAYDQQGNKEKAISCWEEAAKGNLEPAAAMYYNDAKPEKIYYQGLALKKLGRTDQANGKFWKLVNYGKQHLFEHQTMDYFAVSLPDLLIWEDSLDRKNEIHCKYMLELGYKGLKGEE; encoded by the coding sequence ATGGTTAAAGCTTGGAGAGAAATTGTGACCATTCCAACGTATGAGATTGGAAAGACAGAGAAAAACCCCATCTTCTTGGAAAAACGCGTTTATCAGGGTTCAAGCGGTGTGGTATATCCTTACCCCGTTATTGAGAGTATCAGCAACGAGAAGGTTGACAAAGAATGGAAAGCCGTATTCCTGGAGAATGAATATATTAAGGTAATGGTACTGCCCGAACTGGGCGGTCGAATCCAGATGGCTTACGACAAGATAAAACAACGCCACTTCGTTTACTATAATCACGTGATAAAGCCTGCACTCGTAGGCCTCACCGGACCGTGGATCAGTGGCGGTATTGAATTCAACTGGCCTCAGCATCACCGTCCGTCAACCTATCTGCCAGTGGACTGTGACATTGAAGAGAACGAGGACGGATCGGTAACGGTATGGGTGAACGAGATGGAGCGTATGTTCCATCAGAAAGGAATGGCAGGATTTACACTGCGCCCTGGATGTGCCTATCTGGAAATAAAAGGTCGTGTATATAACCGTACATCACTGCCTCAAACGTTTCTATGGTGGGCCAACCCTGCAGTGGAAGTGAACGACGAGTACCAATCTGTGTTCCCACCTGATGTAAATGCAGTGTTTGACCATGGTAAACGTGCCGTTTCCTCATTCCCTATTGCAACGGGCACTTACTACAAGATGGACTATTCAGCCGGTGTGGACATATCAAACTATAAGAACATCAAGGTGCCCACCAGTTATATGGCCGTGAATTCAAAATACGATTTTGAAGGCGGCTATGAGAACGACACGCATGGCGGTATGCTTCACGTAGCCAGTCACCATTTCTCACCGGGAAAGAAACAGTGGACATGGGGCAATGGCGACTTTGGACGCGCTTGGGACAGGAACCTCACAGACGAGGTAATCTCACCTCTCACCTCTCAACTAAAGCCCGGCTTCCGCCCTTATATCGAACTGATGGCCGGTGTTTATACAGAAAACCAGCCAGACTTTACATGGCTGATGCCATACGAGGAGAAACAGTTCACGCAGTATTTCATGCCCTATCGTGAACTGGGACTTGTGAAACAGGCTTCGAAAGACTTTATCGTTAATCTCACACCGACTGAGGAGGATGAGATTACTATCAAGGTACTGGCCACCTCAAAGCAAGAAGTCTGTATTATTCTTAGAAATGACAATGGCGAGATCTATTATAAGAAGGAACATACTCTTTCACCAGAGGGAGTCTTGACGGAAAATGTAAAGGTAAAAGAGGCCAAGCTCAACGAGTTGGACTTTGAAATCATCAAGACCTTTGCCTATGGTCAGCGCACCGTTCTGGAATGGCATGCAGAGCCCGACGAGATTCGTCCTATCCCTGATGCTGCAGAGGCCGCCTTACCACCAACAGACACAAAAACCGTTGATCAACTATACCTGACAGGGTTGCATCTGGAACAGTATCGCCATGCCACATGGTCGGCCCTCGACTACTACGAGGAAGCCTTACGCCGTGATCCAAAGGACGTTCGCTGTCTGAACCAGATTGGACTATGGTTCCTGCGCCGAGGTCGTTTTGCTAAGGCAGAAGAATACCTGCGCAAAGCAGTGAAAGTTTGGATGAAACGCAATCCAAATCCTTACGATGGCGAACCACTCTTCAATCTGGCGCTGACGCTAAAGTTCGAAGGCCGGCTGCATGAGGCATACGAACTGTTCTGGAAAGCAACTTGGAACAAAGCATGGGCAGACGCCGGATATTTCGAAGCAGCCTGCATCAGCACTGCCGAAGGACGATACGAGGATGCACTTGACGAAGTGGAGCGCTCGCTTATCAGTAATAGTCACAACCATAAAGCACGTGCGCTGAAAGCCACTATCCTTAGAATACTCGGAAAAGAGAAAGAGGCATTGTCATGGATTCAGGAATCACTGAAAATAGACCGTTTCAACTACGGATGCCGCTACGAGCAGTACCTGATAACAAAAGAGCAAGAGGTATTCAACGAACTGAAAAGCCTGCTACACCAGTCAGACCAGAACTATGACGAGTTGGCACTCGACTACACTCAAGCCGGTTTGAGCAAGGAGGCTGCTGATATATGGGCTATAGCAGAAAAAGAACAGGCTACCACTCCAATGACCTATTACTATACAGGACGTTACACCCAAGCGGAACAACAACCCTCCGACTACTGTTTCCCCAACCGACTGGAAGCTGTGATTGCCCTCGAAACTGCTAAGGAGAAGAATCCCAACGGAGCACGTGCCCCCTACTATCTGGGATGTCTGTTCTACGACAAGCGACAATACGACTTAGCCATCGAGAACTGGGAGCTTTCTGCAAAACTTGACCCAAGCTATCCTACTGTATGGCGCAATCTGGCCCTGGCCCGTTTCAACAAGCAGGGACGTGAAGCAGAGGCGGTAGAATACATGGAGCGTGCCTTCCAACTGAACCAGAAGGACAGCCGTATTCTCATGGAACTTGACCAACTCTACAAGCGTATTCAGAAACCATTCGCCGAACGACTGGCATTCCTACAGAAATATGCTGGGCTGGTGGCACAACGCGACGACTTGATACTTGAGGAGATTACGCTGCTGAATCAGTTAGGCAGATACGAGGAGGCCAAAGAGAAGCTCGATGCTCATCAGTTCCATCCATGGGAGGGTGGCGAAGGAAAGGTTCCTGCACAGTATCAATTATGCCGTGTGGAACTGGCCAAACAGGCTATGGCCAACCAGCAAACAGACAAAGCCATTCAATTGCTGAACGAATGCCTGATCTATCCTCATCATTTAGGAGAAGGCAAACTATATGGTGCTCAGGAACAGGATTTCTATTACTACCTGGGATGTGCCTACGACCAACAGGGCAACAAAGAAAAGGCCATCAGCTGTTGGGAAGAGGCCGCAAAGGGCAATCTGGAGCCTGCAGCTGCAATGTACTACAACGATGCCAAGCCCGAGAAGATATACTATCAGGGATTGGCTCTGAAGAAACTGGGACGCACAGATCAGGCCAACGGAAAGTTCTGGAAACTGGTGAACTACGGTAAACAGCACTTGTTTGAACACCAGACTATGGACTATTTTGCCGTTTCACTGCCCGACCTGCTAATCTGGGAAGACTCGCTTGACCGAAAGAACGAGATTCACTGCAAGTACATGCTCGAACTGGGTTATAAAGGACTGAAAGGTGAAGAATAA
- a CDS encoding sugar porter family MFS transporter, producing MQPNNRFVYFICMVSAMGGLLFGYDWVVIGGAKPFYELFFGISESPVLQGVAMSTALVGCLVGAMIAGAAADRYGRKPLLTVSAILFTVSAIGTGYFDDFTLFNIARFIGGVGIGVASALSPMYIAEVSPAHIRGTMVSLNQMTIVIGILAAQIVNMLLARDTSVAASQMWNITLGWRWMFWAETVPAALFLAMSFFIPESPVYLKMRNERLRMKDMISSADDSSLEETHHTSQLSPRSSHLTTLLSPTYRSVLLLGLVIAVFQQWCGTNVIFNYAQEIFVGAGFDVDGMFINIVITGIANVVFTFVALYTIEKWGRRTLMLIGAGGLGIIYFILGSCYFLELKGVLMVALVVTAISIYAMTLGPVTWTLLAEIFPNRIRGIAMATCTFALWVGCCTLTFSFPSMNAVLGSSGTFWVYSTICACAFLFLWHRCPETKGKSLEELEKELA from the coding sequence ATGCAACCTAATAATCGTTTTGTCTATTTCATTTGCATGGTTTCGGCCATGGGCGGATTGCTCTTTGGCTATGACTGGGTAGTCATAGGAGGTGCGAAACCTTTTTACGAACTTTTTTTCGGTATCAGCGAATCGCCCGTACTTCAAGGCGTGGCTATGTCAACAGCCTTGGTAGGATGTTTGGTAGGTGCTATGATTGCCGGAGCTGCTGCCGACCGCTATGGACGCAAGCCACTACTCACTGTTTCAGCCATTCTATTCACTGTTTCTGCTATAGGAACAGGCTATTTTGACGACTTCACCTTATTTAATATAGCACGCTTCATCGGAGGCGTAGGTATCGGTGTGGCTTCAGCGCTATCGCCAATGTACATAGCCGAGGTAAGTCCCGCCCATATTCGTGGAACGATGGTGAGCTTGAACCAAATGACCATCGTGATAGGCATTCTTGCAGCTCAGATTGTGAATATGCTATTGGCTCGTGACACCAGTGTTGCAGCATCACAGATGTGGAACATCACATTAGGCTGGCGATGGATGTTCTGGGCCGAAACCGTACCGGCAGCCCTGTTCCTGGCAATGAGTTTCTTCATCCCTGAAAGTCCGGTGTATCTCAAGATGAGAAATGAGAGATTAAGAATGAAAGATATGATCAGTTCTGCTGACGACTCTTCATTGGAAGAGACTCATCATACCTCTCAACTCTCACCTCGCAGTTCCCACCTCACCACCCTTCTCTCACCGACATACCGCAGTGTTCTTCTGCTTGGACTGGTGATTGCCGTGTTTCAACAGTGGTGCGGAACAAACGTCATATTCAACTATGCACAGGAGATATTCGTAGGGGCTGGTTTCGATGTTGACGGCATGTTCATCAACATCGTCATCACAGGTATAGCCAATGTTGTATTTACCTTCGTAGCCCTCTATACCATAGAGAAATGGGGACGCCGCACTTTGATGCTCATAGGAGCCGGCGGACTGGGAATCATTTATTTCATCTTGGGCAGCTGCTATTTCCTTGAGCTCAAAGGCGTACTGATGGTGGCATTAGTAGTCACCGCCATCTCTATCTACGCCATGACATTGGGTCCTGTGACCTGGACCTTATTGGCCGAGATATTCCCCAACCGTATTCGAGGAATAGCGATGGCTACCTGTACCTTTGCATTATGGGTAGGATGTTGTACACTGACATTCTCGTTCCCCTCTATGAACGCCGTATTGGGCAGCAGCGGCACATTCTGGGTTTATAGCACAATCTGCGCCTGCGCCTTCTTGTTCCTGTGGCATCGCTGTCCTGAGACGAAAGGAAAGAGTTTAGAAGAATTAGAAAAAGAATTAGCATAA
- a CDS encoding ATP-binding protein, whose product MRALINHIRQSLSLKLSFSVILMTVPIFIIVLGILFEQSRNTIKQEAIKRASSALNKTTMRAARELSIVEDAINTNAWLVVNNFQPDSLLTFSRLIVQMNINVNGCSITTEPGIFPQYGRHFSAYSVRSGDSIITVKEGDYEYFEKTWYKEPVQQGVACWVDPFDDYNEGTLSSTELIASYSKPLFNKKGRLLGVLSGDYSLPKLAKIITANKPYPNAYFVMLGREGHYFIHPDSTRLKNQTIFSLTNANEHPDIIALGHEMITGAQGAMPVVVDGKACMACYRPIPGTSWSLALICPNSDIFSDYNRLSYIVIPLIFIGLIVIFLICYQIVATSVRPLNQLLEQSQQIAKGDFSTQIKPSTRRDAIGRLQNSFVLMQKSINKHLESIQQVNNEAEKRNMELQQAKKAAIEATKQKTLFIQNMTHQIRTPLNIIMGFAQVLRDNLKLISEKEKDNIIGTMNHNARKLNRMVLMLYDSSDTGLSEELACNLDDVVEFNDMARECIVLTKEHFPDMPIKFATTLPDDFTIHSNKLYLMRSIRELLYNTAKFSDKENVKLSISKTETTVCFIVEDTGPGINEDVQEQIFEPFTKLDSLSEGLGLGLPLSKHHALTLGGDLKLDKDYRKGCRFIFELPIR is encoded by the coding sequence ATGAGAGCACTCATTAACCATATTCGCCAATCGCTATCACTGAAACTTAGTTTTAGTGTGATACTGATGACTGTCCCCATCTTTATCATTGTATTGGGCATACTGTTCGAGCAATCACGCAACACTATCAAACAAGAAGCTATCAAGCGGGCCAGCAGCGCACTGAACAAGACAACAATGCGTGCGGCCAGAGAATTGAGTATTGTTGAAGATGCCATCAACACCAACGCCTGGCTGGTAGTTAACAATTTCCAACCCGACTCACTGTTAACCTTCTCACGCCTGATTGTGCAGATGAATATCAACGTGAACGGGTGTTCCATCACTACCGAACCAGGTATATTCCCCCAATACGGTCGTCATTTCTCAGCCTATTCAGTGAGAAGCGGCGACAGCATTATTACTGTCAAAGAGGGAGATTATGAGTATTTCGAAAAAACATGGTACAAAGAGCCGGTGCAACAGGGTGTTGCCTGCTGGGTGGATCCTTTCGACGACTATAATGAGGGCACGCTGTCGTCCACAGAACTGATTGCTTCATACAGTAAGCCTCTGTTCAACAAAAAAGGGCGACTCTTGGGTGTATTGAGCGGCGACTACTCGCTGCCTAAACTGGCAAAAATAATAACAGCCAACAAGCCCTATCCGAATGCCTATTTCGTGATGCTGGGCAGGGAAGGCCATTACTTTATTCATCCTGATTCGACCCGACTAAAGAATCAGACAATCTTTAGTCTGACAAACGCAAATGAGCATCCCGACATCATCGCCCTGGGACATGAGATGATAACAGGAGCGCAAGGAGCTATGCCAGTAGTGGTGGATGGCAAAGCATGCATGGCATGCTATCGTCCCATACCAGGAACTTCATGGAGCCTCGCTCTGATATGCCCCAATAGCGATATATTCAGCGATTATAACCGTCTGAGCTATATCGTCATACCACTCATCTTCATCGGACTGATTGTTATTTTCCTGATCTGCTATCAGATTGTTGCTACATCAGTACGCCCCCTCAACCAACTTCTGGAGCAGTCGCAACAGATAGCCAAAGGCGATTTCAGCACACAAATAAAACCCAGTACACGCAGAGATGCCATAGGCCGACTGCAGAATAGTTTTGTGTTGATGCAGAAATCGATCAACAAGCACTTGGAGAGCATACAACAAGTGAATAATGAGGCCGAGAAACGCAATATGGAACTTCAGCAGGCCAAGAAAGCAGCTATTGAAGCTACCAAACAGAAAACGCTGTTCATTCAGAACATGACCCATCAGATTCGCACCCCGCTGAACATCATCATGGGCTTTGCGCAGGTACTACGCGACAATCTGAAACTAATCAGCGAAAAAGAGAAAGATAACATCATCGGAACGATGAACCACAATGCGAGGAAGTTGAACCGCATGGTGCTGATGCTATACGACAGTTCTGATACTGGACTGTCGGAAGAGTTGGCTTGCAACCTCGATGATGTGGTGGAGTTCAATGACATGGCACGGGAATGTATTGTACTCACAAAAGAACACTTCCCCGATATGCCCATTAAGTTCGCCACTACCCTCCCTGACGACTTTACCATACACAGCAACAAACTGTACCTGATGCGTAGTATTCGCGAACTGCTCTACAATACCGCCAAATTCTCGGACAAGGAGAATGTCAAATTAAGCATTTCGAAAACTGAGACAACCGTATGCTTCATTGTTGAAGATACAGGACCTGGTATTAACGAAGATGTTCAGGAACAGATTTTCGAACCGTTCACAAAATTGGACTCACTGTCGGAAGGTCTCGGTCTGGGATTGCCTTTGTCAAAGCATCACGCCCTCACCTTGGGAGGTGACCTCAAACTTGACAAAGACTATCGCAAGGGATGCCGGTTTATCTTCGAACTTCCCATCAGATAG